The Coffea arabica cultivar ET-39 chromosome 10e, Coffea Arabica ET-39 HiFi, whole genome shotgun sequence region ACCAGACTTGTTGGAAAAGAAACCACTTgcataagaaattttcaaataaaacacAAATTCCTAAATCAAACAACTACTAAAAAACAGACtccaataaaactgaaaaacaaagaaataaatactCCTAAACTTGGTTTAGTTTGCCAACAAGTCTACCTAATGTACCTTGTAGTTTGCTCCTGCAATGATGTCTTCTAAAACGAAATGAAATACAGAAATCATCAGCTTCATTTTTTTCGTGAGTCCCTAGCGGCTAGCTAGTTTGAAAATTGTCACCCTATatccaatgttttaaaaatcggaccgttaattgaaccgatgaagtgaaagggtcgagattcaaccggtcggaccggttcaaccccggttcaatgaaatttttaaaaaataatctatataaatatatatatgcacaagataagacatgtaatggactaatttaatactttatacgatgaaaagtttactatttttgaataacttggatttttaaaattaatttttttaaattataagttaaaacaaataaatttcatctcaattttaattatatctaaatccaacccaaaaatatcacaatattttgaaattatacaaaattcacgtctatgagaatttagacattgtgaatttaaatttcaatttacgttttgggatttagatattgcaatttaaaaaaggaagtttggaaTTCGAAAAAAGTtaagagaatcgaaaatagaaatgtaaacttgataagaaacaaaaaatgagataaaagtgagtagttgtggcattaaataatttgggttaaagaaaaataattcttttttaacttttttcaatttaatggacaaaaacaaaattaaaaaatggaagaaaacatcaataaattaaaaataaagagatttgattaaaaaggaagtgacaaaagaaaagaggatagagagagagagagtcgaagattaaaaaaaaagagcatgagagaatgagattttgtaagaaaaatgaaaaaaagaaatatgagtgtttgttttatataaataagttatcccCAAAAACTtataagatgtgatggtgcagcggttactacattggtcttctattacaaaggtcttgagttcgaattttgatagctgcattttgcaaaactaaaaaaaaaaaagcattttgcaaaacttaaaaaaaaaagggaaagttgaaaactgaaaaccACCGGTTCGGCAGGTTTCACGGTTCGACCGGTCAAACCGGCCGATCCGGCCCAATTTTCAAAACACTGCCTATATCCTGCTGGCAAGCAAATATGTCTGTTTTGGGCATGCAAGTTAGCTAAAGTAGAGCAGCAAGAACACTACTGTTTACCTTTTTCTGAAGCTCAGCTATGTACTAGTTTATAACTTGTTTATGATATGACTGAATACAGAATTAAATTTTTGTAAGATTGATAGGgtgtaattttatcatttattttattattaattttccctattacctgacccaaTGTAAATTAATTACtagattctactcatttttagtatttggcatatatttCAGGAAGTAGAACGAAATTATGATAACAAGTGTCAATTTGACAGAAAAGGGGTCCAAGGCACAAAGCTTATCCCAGGGGCATTGTTGGCAAAGGCAAACAGCATTCCCCTTCTCCTTGAAAGATTCTGCAAAAGACTGGTTGTACCACCTACCACCAGATAGTATCACCACATGGGACcagttgaagaaaaaatttttagataaatattttcCTGCGTCCAGAGCTGTAAgtctaaggaaagaaatttgcGGCATCAAATAGCATTCAGGGGAGTCGCTCTATGATTATTGGGAGCGATTCAAGAAATTGTGCATCAAATGCCCCCAACACCAAATAAGTGAGCAGTTGGCATACAATATTTTTACGAGGGGCTACTTTTCAGAGACAGGAGCATaattgatgctgcaagtgggGGGACACTTGTGAACAAGACCCCTCGGGCAGCATGGGAGCTAATTGAGGGAATGACCGAGAATTCACAACAGTTCGGTATGAGGGAGGATGTCCCAATACGCAAGATAAATGAGGTAGAGACATCTTCTATTCAACAGCAATTGACGAAGTTAACCTCATTTGTTAGACAACTGGCTGTACGAAATGCATCTCAGGCCAAGGTGTGTAGAATTTGCACTGGTATGGGTCATTCTACAGACATGTGCCCAATGATTCAGGAAGAAAGTGCAGAGTAGGTGAACATGGCTGGTCACACGCCCGCGCCAAGAAAACCCTATGACCCGTACTCGAATACGTATAATCCCGACTGGAAAGATCACCCAAGTTTCAGTTATGGAGGAAATAGGCAACCCAATTTTGCGCCTAATAGATCACAGGGGCATCACCAGCAGTATCATCCTCGCCCGCTACCACCCTCTTCAAATTCAAGTTCGTCCATGAAAGAGATGATGAAACAGTTACTTGCTAATCAACAAAAGACGGATTCGGACCTGCAAAGTATGAGAAATCAAATGAGCCAGATGCAATCCAtgcaaaatcaaatgaatcaaatggCCATTTCGATCAACCGTTTGGAGTCCCAAGTTCAAGGGAAGTTGCCATCTCAACCTAAATTGAATCCGAAAAACGTAAGTGCAATGACCTTGAGGAATGGCAAGAAGGTCCAAGGACCCGAACCTGTAAGGATGAGGAAAAGATTGAGAATGAGCTTGACAAGGAGGACAGCAATGGCACAAATCCAAAGGTACTCCCAGACCCAGTCATCACAGTTAAAACTAACCCACTTCCCTTTCCTAACGGGTTGAAAAAATCGAAAAAGCAGGATAAGGAGAAGGAGATCCTGAAGGTGTTCCGCAACGTGGAGATCAACATCCCCCTATTAGACGCCATCAAACAAGTACCAAAATACGCAAAATTTTTGAGGGACTTATGTGTCAACCGAAGGCTGTTGAGGGGAGATGAAATGGTCATTGTGGGGAAAAACGTGTCCGCGGTCCTGCAGAGAAAACTCCCACCAAAGTGCAGGGAgccaggtatgtttactatccCCTGTAGAATAGGTAATACTTTGATTAGGAAGGCCATGTTGAATTTGGGAGTCtcaattaatgtcatgcctaaatCTATTTATACCTCTCTAAACCTAGGTCCATTAAAAGAAACTGAGACAATTATTCAATTAGCTGACCAAACAAATGAATATCACGATGGGTTGGTTGAAGATGTGTTGGTAAAAATTAATGATTTGGTATTCCCAACTGACTTTTATGTACTTGATATGGATAATGATCACTCTCCCGATCCCTTACCTTTGCCATTAGGTAGACCCTTTTTTAGCACAGCACAGAcgaaaattgatgttaataagggcaccttatccatgaaatttgatgagaAAATTGTGCATTTTAATATCTTTGATACTATGAAATATCTTTCGAATTCTAACTTTAACTCTATTTTTTCTGTGAGTGCTATTGACCCTGCGGTGCAGGAAGTATTTGAAACTGTTGGCAGCGATAAATTGGAGGTTGCTTTAACCAAGCATCTCGAGTTGGAGACAACTCCTAAGGTGGAGTGGAGTGAAAATTTGAAATGCACAATAGGAGCATTACACTCATTGCCAACCACAACGAAAAGGTATGAAGTTTCACCCATTTTCATTTCTGAAGCTCACCAAAGGGTATTACCATCTGTGGTGCAGACACCTGTGTTGGAATTGAAACCCCTGCCGAAGCACTTGAAATATGCGTATTTGGGCAACAACGAAACACTACCGGTGATTATATCAACTGCACTCTCGGAGACCCAAGAAGAAAAGCTGATCCGGATCCTTAGAGAGTATAAAGAGGCGATAGGATAGACCATCGCAGACATTAAGGGGATAAACCCGTCCATTAGTATGCACCGGATTAAGTTGGAAGAGAATGCCAAACTTGTATGGCAGGCTCAAAGGAGGCTCAACCCCCTTATGATGGAAAtggtgaaaaaagaaatattaaaGTTACTGGATGTAGGGATCATATTTGCAATATCAGATAGCCCTTGGGTGAGACCAGTCCAGGTAGTTTCAAAGAAGACAGGAGTGACAGTGGAGTGCCAGTGCGCAAACCCACCGGATGGAGGCAGTGTATTGACTACCGTAGGCTGAACGCCGTCACCAAAAAAGACCATTTCCCTCTCCTTTTATTGATCAAATAGTTGAACGTTTAACTTGTAGGGCTTACTATTGCTTTTTAGATGGATTTTCAGGATATTTTCAGATAGCAATTGCACCggaggatcaagagaagacgACCTTCAAGTACCCGTTCGGGACCTTCGCATGTAGACGGATGCCATTTGAGTTATGCAATGCACCTGCAACTTTCCAGAGATGTATGGTAAGTATCTcttctgaatatgttaagaaaATAATTGAAGTTTTCATGGACAATTTCGGTGTGTATAGAGATAGTTTTGATACATGtctagataacctgaaattgatctTGTTAAGATGTATAGAGACTAATCTCATACTTAATTGGGAAAATATCATTTTATAGTTGAGCACGGGATAGTTCTGGGTCATATTGTGTCTTCTAAAGGTATCGAGATTGACAGGGTAAAAATAGATATTATATCTGCTTTACCTTACCCCACAAGTGTGCGAGAGGTGCGTTCTTTTTTTGGACATGCAGGTTTTTATCGAAAgttcatcaaggatttttcaaaaattagagCCCCGTTGTTCCAgcttttacaaaaagatgtgaCCTTCGAATTCGATGACAAGTGTGAGAGAGCCTTCGACAAGTTGAAGGAGCTATTAACCTCGCCAACGATCATTCAACCCCCTAACTGGAGTTTGCCATTTTAGATCATGTGCGATGCCAATGATCATGCTGTAGGGGCTGTATTGGGGCAAAGAGTAGGAAAGGCAGCTCACGTCATCTACTATGCGTCCCGAGCCTTGAATGGGGTCCAATTGAATTACTCCACCACTGAGAAAGAGCTTCTTGcggttatttttgttttagaaaAATTCAGGTCATATTTGTTAGGTGTTAAAGTAATTGtattttctgatcatgcagcatTAAGGTACCTAATGACCAAGAAAGATACAAAACCGAGACTCATAAGGTGGATACTGCTCCTACAAGAATTCGACCTGAAGATCAGGGATAAGAGAGACTCAGAGAATCTAGTAGCCGATCATTTGAGTCATATACCCGTTGGAGAGGAGAACGAGCCATTGAAGGATACATTTCCTGAAGAGCATTTATTTTCTCTAAATTTTCGATTGCCTTGGTATGTCGATTTAGTCAATTATCTAGTAACAGGTAATTTTCCTACAGATTGGCCAAAATCGAAGAGGGATAAATTGAAGAGCGATGCCAAATACTTCATCTAGGATGACCCATACTTGTGGAAGAGATGTGCAAATCAAGTGATGAAGCGATATGTAAGTGAGGCtgaatttcaatcaattttaactttttgtcatacttttgccTGTGGAGGCCATTTTGGACCCAAGAGAACTACTCATAAGGTATTAGAAAGTGAATTTTATTGGTTTTCTTTGTTTAAAGATGCATATGTGTTTTGTAAGTCGTGTGATCGCTGTCAAAGTGTAGGTAATATAGCCCGTAGAGATCATATGCCCCAAGTCTCGTTGATTTTTATCGAAATTTTTGATGTCTGGGATATAGATTTTATGGGACATTTTCCTACTTCATTtggttttatatatattttgttggCAGTCgattatgtttctaaatggATGGAGGTTAAGGCCACCCGGACTAATAATTCGAGAGTAGTTGCAGAATTTATCAGGTCCAATATTTTTGTACGTTTTGGGATGCCAAAGGCGATTGTTAGTGACAGAGGGACACATTTCTGCAATAAAACCATAACTGCGTTGCTTCGCAAGTATGGTGTACTCCATAGGGTCTCAACGTCGTACCACTCCCAAGCAAATGGTCAAGCAGAGCTATCGAATCGGGAAATTAAATCCATCTTGGAGAAAATGGTGTGACCCGATAGAAAGGATTGGAGTCAACGGTTGGAAGATGCATTTTGAGCCTATCGAACGGCGTACAAAACGCCCATAGGGATGTCACCTTACAGATTGGTATTTGGGAAGCCGTGTCACCTTCCGGTGGAGTTCGAGCACAAGACTTTTTGGGCGATTAAACACTGTAATATGAACCTAGAAGAGGCCGGTGCCCAACGGAAGTTGGATTTGCAAGAATTGGAGGAGATCCGGAACGAAACCTACGAGAATGCACTAATCTACAAGGAGAGGAGTCGGGCATTTCATGACTAACAAATCTCTAGAAAAACCTTTGAAGTTGGTCAGAAGGTCCTCCTGTACCAATCCAGGCTCAAGTTCTTCCCATGTAAGCTACGCTCCCGTTGGATTGGACCTTTCATTATTACTCACGTATTTTCATATGGTATAGTTGAGATCCAGAGTGCTAAGACGGACAataaatttgtggtgaatggacACCGTTTCAAATATTATTACGAAGGTTTTTCAAGTAGGGAAGTGGAGAGGATATCTAGATGCACCGCCGTGCCCCAATTAAGAATACCTTGCCATGTCTATCCAAAAACGTTAAAGAAAggtgcttgttgggaggcaacccaatttcttttagttgttgATTCGGTTTTGTTCGATAGTTTAAATGTGTTTTCCTCGAGGTTTACTGATTTCAggcttcaatttttattttttttgatgatttgtaGGTGTCTCTCTGATTTGACGCGCCCACGTCATGTTATATAGAGAGCTCACGATCAGAAAGATTTTCACCCTCGtgacgcgcccgcgtcatgTCGTATGGAGAGCTCATGGTCAGAAGGGTTCTTACCctcttgacgtgcccgcgtcacttTCGCGGAAAAGGTAAGTATTCAAATCTCGAGGAAAATTTTCGATTACCTGTTAATCTCTAACTTTTAATTTCTAAAATAAGTTTTGTATTCATAATAATAgcctaaaaataaaacaaaaatttttttatttttttaattaaaaaaattaaaaattaaaaatttaattaatataaaaaaaatttcaaaaatattaattaattaattaattaaaaaaagggagaaaataaataaaaaaaacaaaatctttccgttgaaaatagaaaaaaaaaacaacaacgaaaaaactatttttttctttttttctcttttctctttccttcttttcttttctttctttttctttctttcttcttcttatttctttctcttttctttcttcttccccgCTGCCCCTATTcgccctttctttctttttcttctgcaCGCTGCCGCACTCCAAGTCTTCAATCTTCGCCTGTGAGCTGCCACCGCCCCCCCTCTCTCCCTCCGCACGCGCAGCTCCTCTCCACTCCAGCCCTCCTCCATCACCCCGCAGCGCGACATCGCCGCTCTGTGCCCCCTCGCGCGCCTACTCTCCCTCACGCACGCCGCTGTCCGCCGCTCGCTGCTTCGCGCGCCCCCACCAACTCACCTCCAGCTCGCTGCGCCTCCTGGCTTCGTCCGCCGCGCACACTCCATTCCTGCTCATCCACCGCCAGCAGCCCACGAACGCCCACCTCTCCTTGCATCTCTCTCTCTAGAGCCCTCTTCTCCCTCCTCGCGCCTCCACCTGCCGCGTCTCGCACCCAAGCAAAGGACAGCCACCAGCTCTCGCGACTGCCACGGCCGAGCAACCAACGCCGCCAGCCCCGGCAGCAGGCCCCACGTGCCGCGCCGCTTCCTTTTCACCACTGCCACTccaatttctttatttggtgCCCATTATAGGTATTTGCAACTTGATCCCTAACTCTTGGTATTGATTGGTATCGTTTGGGATTTATCAGTAGTTTGGAGTGGCATTTGGTTTTCTTCATTTACTGTGATttccaccagtggtactggATGGACTATTTTCGCTTGAAATTGCTACTTCTTTTGGGTTGGTTGAAATTGTGCGATTAACTATAAAATTGGGACCATTTGTTGGGATTCTGGTTGAACCTTGTTTGCTTTTGACTGTTAAATTTGGTAGCCGTTGTTGCCTAATGAATTGGGGGCCGTAGGTAGCATTTTCTCTGCTCTGTTATAGCAATTTCTTTGGTGTTGGACTGCATTTTGCACCAGTGGTACTTGGTTGGCGTATTTTCCCTTGCCTGTGTCAACTCTATTTGGTTGGATACCTGATTGTCTGCCAAGGGCTTGTGACTGTGTTGCTCTTGTTGAATTTCTGAACTACTATTGCTGGATTTAGCATATTATTGGGatacttgttgaaattttggatgGACAACATTTGATTGTTGACTGAGTGAATTGGATAATCCCCGTGCTTATTGAATTTCTTCTGCTAGTTTCTGGTTGTAGATAATAGTTGGGAGTCCTGAATTATACATTTTCTGGTGGGTGCCTCAATTGTACACTTTCTGGTTGATTACATTGGCAATTGC contains the following coding sequences:
- the LOC140015239 gene encoding uncharacterized protein, whose protein sequence is MHRIKLEENAKLVWQAQRRLNPLMMEMVKKEILKLLDVGIIFAISDSPWVRPVQVVSKKTGVTVECQCANPPDGGSIAIAPEDQEKTTFKYPFGTFACRRMPFELCNAPATFQRCMIMCDANDHAVGAVLGQRVGKAAHVIYYASRALNGVQLNYSTTEKELLAVIFVLEKFRSYLLGVKVIVFSDHAALRYLMTKKDTKPRLIRWILLLQEFDLKIRDKRDSENLVADHLSHIPVGEENEPLKDTFPEEHLFSLNFRLPWYVDLVNYLVTVDYVSKWMEVKATRTNNSRVVAEFIRSNIFVRFGMPKAIVSDRGTHFCNKTITALLRKYGVLHRVSTSYHSQANGQAELSNREIKSILEKMV